A region of Sparus aurata chromosome 8, fSpaAur1.1, whole genome shotgun sequence DNA encodes the following proteins:
- the LOC115586961 gene encoding nuclear factor of activated T-cells, cytoplasmic 3-like isoform X1 encodes MSTLKFAEELDFRLIFEEDSRLAAGPDLDVRTPPASTQALAEQPVLQELHSHPACFPPTHDYQPIGYQTQGLQYGAQVNPRAFDCPSIQITSIAPNNHVELGISQEVLAVGGAEGGYHEASRSRGQLYLPQDSCYRDMVLCPSPCSSLSSRSWMSDLSSCESFSHVYDDVEGELLDAARLALGSPLGSPLGSPGCGGGAFGVELWQQKYQHPLAFSPALSPHQSPRQSPRQSPRQSPCHSPRTSVTEESWLNRRPTSRPSSRPTSPCGKRRHSGADPYARSPSPHHSPSPTPGASPRGSVTDDTWVGSPAGALGSLLLSGYQELDVPSKTRRTSGTQLGLLAGQGDPGLEAFQDSPGEEGREQDGLAELFLQVPSHFSWNKPKPGNAPLFRTSSPPPLDWPLPSQFDQCELKLEVQPRSYHRAHYETEGSRGSIKAAPAGHPVVKLTGYSEQPVSLLLFIGTADERYLRPHSFYQVHRVTGKMVTTSCQEKVMCGTKVLEVPLLPENDMTASIDCAGILKLRNADIELKKGETDIGRKNTRVRVVFRAAVPQPDGRMLWLQTTSVPVECSQRSGQELPLVESFSPASCSVDGGEDLLIIGSNISAQSRVVFMEKGPDGRSLWEMDARIVPEKSSGMATRIPLRGSRERKLTRACRNHRETEAESKCIPLHSGRTAELTFGQVVSAASSIVVEVPPYNKKTADPVQVQFYVSNGKRRKSLSQSFTYLPGVRRQHVKQERWETDHISHNPPGFCPTSSQLPSHDRAVGPDVLYYDSCDIPVHCGPPSQNTPRLHHPPASSVPLQMFPHASSSSMACQSSTVPHQTLIPAHTSVMPPQIPTMPLQASSLPLQSFTLPPPIPPGGPQREPSPSLSSRRAFVTPADPQKDSVLSDPGEVLSIKQEPEDPRPNLGSLGLQEITLDDVNEIIDRDIGSLSSSTQPDQFDQYHQYDWEHKSSDAALPFCGGPQ; translated from the exons ATGTCCACGTTAAAGTTCGCCGAGGAGCTGGACTTCAGACTGATCTTTGAGGAGGACTCCCGCCTCGCAGCAG GTCCAGATCTGGATGTGAGGACACCGCCCGCCTCCACACAGGCTCTGGCCGAGCAGCCGGTCCTCCAGGAGCTGCACAGTCACCCTGCGTGTTTCCCCCCCACACACGACTACCAGCCCATTGGCTATCAGACCCAGGGGCTCCAGTACGGGGCCCAGGTGAACCCCAGAGCCTTTGACTGCCCAAGTATCCAGATCACCTCCATCGCTCCGAACAACCATGTGGAGCTGGGCATTAGCCAGGAGGTTCTGGCGGTGGGTGGAGCAGAGGGGGGTTACCATGAGGCGTCCAGGTCCAGAGGACAGCTCTACCTGCCCCAAGACTCCTGCTACCGGGACATGGTGCTGTGCCCGAGCCCCTGTAGCAGCCTGTCCTCCAGGAGCTGGATGTCCGACCTCTCCTCCTGCGAGTCCTTCTCCCACGTGTACGACGACGTGGAGGGGGAGCTGCTGGATGCTGCCCGCCTCGCCCTTGGGTCGCCCCTCGGCTCTCCTCTGGGGTCCCCGGGCTGCGGGGGTGGAGCCTTCGGGGTGGAGCTGTGGCAGCAGAAGTACCAGCATCCTCTGGCCTTCAGCCCGGCGCTGTCACCTCATCAGTCTCCTCGTCAGTCTCCTCGTCAGTCGCCTCGTCAGTCTCCCTGCCACTCCCCTCGCACCAGCGTCACCGAGGAGAGCTGGCTGAACCGCCGGCCCACCTCCAG GCCATCATCCAGACCCACCTCCCCCTGCGGGAAGCGGCGCCACTCCGGTGCCGACCCCTACGCCCGCTCGCCCTCCCCTCACCACTCCCCCAGTCCCACACCAGGCGCCTCTCCGCGAGGCAGCGTGACGGACGACACCTGGGTGGGAAGCCCCGCCGGCGCCCTGGGATCCCTCCTGCTGTCCGGCTACCAGGAGTTGGACGTCCCCTCTAAAACCAGGAGGACATCGGGAACCCAGCTCGGCCTCTTGGCCGGTCAAGGAGACCCCGGCCTGGAGGCTTTTCAGGATTCCCCCGGAGAGGAGGGACGTGAGCAGGACGGCCTGGCCGAGCTCTTTCTTCAGGTGCCCTCCCACTTCAGCTGGAACAAACCCAAACCTGGAAACGCTCCTCTGTTCAG GACTTCGTCTCCACCTCCTCTCGACTGGCCGCTGCCCAGCCAGTTTGACCAGTGTGAGCTGAAGCTGGAGGTCCAGCCCAGGTCCTACCACCGGGCGCATTACGAGACGGAGGGCAGCCGAGGATCCATCAAGGCGGCTCCTGCAGGACATCCTGTCGTCAAG CTGACTGGATACAGCGAGCAGCCGGTCAGCCTGCTGTTGTTCATCGGCACTGCAGACGAGCGATACCTTCGCCCTCATTCCTTCTACCAGGTCCACCGGGTGACGGGGAAGATGGTCACCACCAGCTGCCAGGAGAAAGTGATGTGCGGTACGAAGGTGCTGGAGGTCCCTTTGCTCCCAGAAAACGACATGACTGCCAG CATCGACTGCGCCGGTATCTTGAAGCTGCGTAACGCCGACATCGAGCTGAAGAAGGGAGAGACGGATATCGGGCGAAAGAACACGAGGGTGCGAGTCGTGTTCAGGGCCGCCGTCCCTCAGCCGGATGGCAGGATGCTGTGGCTGCAGACCACGTCTGTTCCTGTGGAGTGCT CCCAGCGCTCGGGTCAGGAGCTTCCTCTGGTGGAGAGCTTCAGTCCGGCCAGCTGCTCTGTGGACGGAGGAGAAGATCTGCTCATCATCGGCTCCAACATCTCCGCCCAGTCCAGGGTTGTCTTCATGGAGAAGGGGCCTG ATGGTCGATCGCTGTGGGAGATGGACGCAAGAATTGTGCCTGAAAAAAGCAGCGGA ATGGCGACGAGGATTCCCCTGAGAGGAAGTAGAGAGAGGAAGCTGACAAGAGCTTGTAGAAACCACAGAGAGACCGAGGCTGAGTCTAAATGTATCCCCCTTCATTCAGGCCGAACTGCCGAGCTGACGTTCGGTCAAGtcgtctctgctgca TCCAGCATCGTGGTGGAGGTTCCTCCTTACAATAAGAAGACAGCCGATCCGGTCCAAGTCCAGTTCTACGTCTCAAAcgggaagagaagaaaaagtctATCACAGAGCTTCACCTACCTGCCCGGAGTCAGACGTCAGCACGTCAAACAGGAGCGCTGGGAGACGGACCACATCTCCCACAATCCACCTGGCTTCTGTCCGACCTCCTCCCAGCTGCCCTCCCACGACCGAGCGGTCGGCCCAGACGTGCTTTACTACGATTCCTGTGACATCCCAGTGCATTGTGGTCCTCCCTCTCAGAACACGCCTCGTCTTCATCATCCCCCTGCCTCCTCCGTCCCCCTGCAGATGTTTCCTCacgcttcctcctcctctatgGCCTGTCAGTCCTCCACAGTCCCCCATCAGACCTTGATTCCTGCCCACACCTCCGTAATGCCTCCTCAGATCCCCACGATGCCTCTCCAGGCCTCTTCTCTGCCCCTTCAGAGCTTCACCCTGCCACCTCCCATCCCCCCTGGTGGACCGCAGCGGGAACCCTCCCCGTCTCTGAGCTCCAGAAGAGCCTTTGTGACCCCTGCTGACCCCCAGAAGGACTCTGTGCTGTCCGACCCAGGAGAGGTGCTGAGCATCAAGCAGGAGCCAGAAGACCCCCGTCCAAACCTGGGATCTCTGGGCCTCCAGGAGATCACTCTGGATGATG
- the dus2 gene encoding tRNA-dihydrouridine(20) synthase [NAD(P)+]-like produces the protein MMAAGRLSFRNITALAPMVRVGTLPMRLLALDYGADVVYCEELIDIKMAQCHRVVNDVLETVDFVAPDDRVMFRTCEREKDRVIFQMGTADPDRALVVARLVEKDVAAIDVNMGCPKEYSTKGGMGAALLSDPDKIEAILKKLVAGVSIPVTCKIRILPTVEETVSLVRRIEKTGVTAVAVHGRLKEERPRHPVHCDYIQAVAQAVSIPVIANGGSLDLVKTNADIEEFRKATGASSVMLARAAMWNASVFSNQGPLPVERVMEEYLKYAIQYDNNAFNTKYCLCQMLRDKVESPLGKQLQAAQTSAEICKAYGMQELFQQTQERLQARRDTLQSSTEPDRPVVDGDVTTMAVKFERREYPPRVTPKMFLLEWSRKEKLEQPLYETVQRSQDRAFQSIVTVAQKRYRSSLWEKSKKFAEQAAAVVCLRVLGVPEGRIGEEDSGLVCKRKREGKMNGTTEEEGNIKRHIAAIQQETDKSEAAAVVSGDHHRPDTPPEQP, from the exons ATGATGGCAGCAGGCAGGCTGAGCTTCAGGAACATCACCGCCCTGGCCCCCATGGTCCGGGTCGGGACTCTGCCCATGAGGCTGCTGGCTCTGGACTATGGAGCTGATGTGGTTTACTGTGAG GAGCTGATCGACATCAAAATGGCGCAGTGTCACCGGGTGGTGAACG ATGTGCTGGAGACGGTggattttgtggctccagatgaTCGAGTGATGTTCAGGACCTGTGAGAGGGAGAAGGACCGAGTCATCTTCCAGATG ggAACTGCTGATCCAGACCGAGCGCTGGTCGTGGCCCGGCTCGT GGAGAAGGACGTGGCTGCCATCGATGTGAATATGGGCTGTCCTAAAGAATACTCCACCAAG GGCGGGATGGGAGCGGCTCTTCTGTCAGATCCCGACAAGATCGAGGCG aTCCTCAAGAAGCTGGTCGCAGGAGTTTCCATCCCGGTCACGTGTAAAATCAGAATCCTTCCTACG GTGGAGGAGACCGTCAGTCTCGTCAGGAGGATCGAGAAGACCGGCGTCACTGCCGTCGCTGTTCATGGCAG GTTGAAGGAGGAACGTCCTCGACACCCGGTCCACTGCGATTACATTCAGGCCGTCGCTCAGGCTGTTTCCATCCCCGTCATCGCCAA CGGAGGCTCTCTGGATCTGGTGAAGACGAACGCCGACATCGAGGAGTTCAGGAAGGCGACGGGCGCCTCGTCCGTCATGCTGGCTCGAGCCGCCATGTGGAACGCATCAGTGTTCAGCAACCAGGGGCCACTTCCTGTGGAGAGGGTCATGGAGGAGTACCTCAAATAT GCGATCCAGTACGACAACAATGCCTTCAACACAAAGTACTGTCTGTGTCAGATGCTGAGAGACAAGGTGGAGTCTCCGCTGGGGAAGCAGCTGCAGGCGGCTCAGACCTCCGCTGAGATCTG CAAGGCGTACGGGATGCAGGAGCTGTTCCAGCAGACCCAGGAGCGGCTGCAGGCCCGGAGGGACACCCTGCAGAGCAGCACCGAGCCGGACCGACCTGTAGTGGACGGAGACGTCACCACCATGGCTGTCAAGTTTGAGCG GAGGGAGTATCCACCTCGCGTCACTCCAAAGATGTTCCTGCTGGAGTGGAGCCGGAAGGAGAAACTGGAGCAGCCGCTTTATGAGACG gtgcAGCGCTCTCAGGATCGAGCCTTCCAGTCCATCGTGACTGTGGCGCAGAAGAGATACAGATCTTCACTGTg GGAGAAGTCGAAGAAGTTTGCAGAACAAGCGGCCGCCGTCGTCTGTCTGCGGGTCCTCGGGGTCCCGGAGGGTCGAATCGGAGAGGAAGACTCCGGCCTGGTCTgcaagaggaagagggaagggAAGATGAACGgcaccacagaggaggaggggaacaTTAAACGTCACATCGCTGCTATTCAACAGGAAACGGACAAATCAGAGGCCGCTGCCGTGGTCAGTGGTGACCATCACAGACCGGACACGCCTCCAGAACAGCCGTAG
- the LOC115586961 gene encoding nuclear factor of activated T-cells, cytoplasmic 3-like isoform X2 gives MSTLKFAEELDFRLIFEEDSRLAAGPDLDVRTPPASTQALAEQPVLQELHSHPACFPPTHDYQPIGYQTQGLQYGAQVNPRAFDCPSIQITSIAPNNHVELGISQEVLAVGGAEGGYHEASRSRGQLYLPQDSCYRDMVLCPSPCSSLSSRSWMSDLSSCESFSHVYDDVEGELLDAARLALGSPLGSPLGSPGCGGGAFGVELWQQKYQHPLAFSPALSPHQSPRQSPRQSPRQSPCHSPRTSVTEESWLNRRPTSRPSSRPTSPCGKRRHSGADPYARSPSPHHSPSPTPGASPRGSVTDDTWVGSPAGALGSLLLSGYQELDVPSKTRRTSGTQLGLLAGQGDPGLEAFQDSPGEEGREQDGLAELFLQVPSHFSWNKPKPGNAPLFRTSSPPPLDWPLPSQFDQCELKLEVQPRSYHRAHYETEGSRGSIKAAPAGHPVVKLTGYSEQPVSLLLFIGTADERYLRPHSFYQVHRVTGKMVTTSCQEKVMCGTKVLEVPLLPENDMTASIDCAGILKLRNADIELKKGETDIGRKNTRVRVVFRAAVPQPDGRMLWLQTTSVPVECSQRSGQELPLVESFSPASCSVDGGEDLLIIGSNISAQSRVVFMEKGPDGRSLWEMDARIVPEKSSGSSIVVEVPPYNKKTADPVQVQFYVSNGKRRKSLSQSFTYLPGVRRQHVKQERWETDHISHNPPGFCPTSSQLPSHDRAVGPDVLYYDSCDIPVHCGPPSQNTPRLHHPPASSVPLQMFPHASSSSMACQSSTVPHQTLIPAHTSVMPPQIPTMPLQASSLPLQSFTLPPPIPPGGPQREPSPSLSSRRAFVTPADPQKDSVLSDPGEVLSIKQEPEDPRPNLGSLGLQEITLDDVNEIIDRDIGSLSSSTQPDQFDQYHQYDWEHKSSDAALPFCGGPQ, from the exons ATGTCCACGTTAAAGTTCGCCGAGGAGCTGGACTTCAGACTGATCTTTGAGGAGGACTCCCGCCTCGCAGCAG GTCCAGATCTGGATGTGAGGACACCGCCCGCCTCCACACAGGCTCTGGCCGAGCAGCCGGTCCTCCAGGAGCTGCACAGTCACCCTGCGTGTTTCCCCCCCACACACGACTACCAGCCCATTGGCTATCAGACCCAGGGGCTCCAGTACGGGGCCCAGGTGAACCCCAGAGCCTTTGACTGCCCAAGTATCCAGATCACCTCCATCGCTCCGAACAACCATGTGGAGCTGGGCATTAGCCAGGAGGTTCTGGCGGTGGGTGGAGCAGAGGGGGGTTACCATGAGGCGTCCAGGTCCAGAGGACAGCTCTACCTGCCCCAAGACTCCTGCTACCGGGACATGGTGCTGTGCCCGAGCCCCTGTAGCAGCCTGTCCTCCAGGAGCTGGATGTCCGACCTCTCCTCCTGCGAGTCCTTCTCCCACGTGTACGACGACGTGGAGGGGGAGCTGCTGGATGCTGCCCGCCTCGCCCTTGGGTCGCCCCTCGGCTCTCCTCTGGGGTCCCCGGGCTGCGGGGGTGGAGCCTTCGGGGTGGAGCTGTGGCAGCAGAAGTACCAGCATCCTCTGGCCTTCAGCCCGGCGCTGTCACCTCATCAGTCTCCTCGTCAGTCTCCTCGTCAGTCGCCTCGTCAGTCTCCCTGCCACTCCCCTCGCACCAGCGTCACCGAGGAGAGCTGGCTGAACCGCCGGCCCACCTCCAG GCCATCATCCAGACCCACCTCCCCCTGCGGGAAGCGGCGCCACTCCGGTGCCGACCCCTACGCCCGCTCGCCCTCCCCTCACCACTCCCCCAGTCCCACACCAGGCGCCTCTCCGCGAGGCAGCGTGACGGACGACACCTGGGTGGGAAGCCCCGCCGGCGCCCTGGGATCCCTCCTGCTGTCCGGCTACCAGGAGTTGGACGTCCCCTCTAAAACCAGGAGGACATCGGGAACCCAGCTCGGCCTCTTGGCCGGTCAAGGAGACCCCGGCCTGGAGGCTTTTCAGGATTCCCCCGGAGAGGAGGGACGTGAGCAGGACGGCCTGGCCGAGCTCTTTCTTCAGGTGCCCTCCCACTTCAGCTGGAACAAACCCAAACCTGGAAACGCTCCTCTGTTCAG GACTTCGTCTCCACCTCCTCTCGACTGGCCGCTGCCCAGCCAGTTTGACCAGTGTGAGCTGAAGCTGGAGGTCCAGCCCAGGTCCTACCACCGGGCGCATTACGAGACGGAGGGCAGCCGAGGATCCATCAAGGCGGCTCCTGCAGGACATCCTGTCGTCAAG CTGACTGGATACAGCGAGCAGCCGGTCAGCCTGCTGTTGTTCATCGGCACTGCAGACGAGCGATACCTTCGCCCTCATTCCTTCTACCAGGTCCACCGGGTGACGGGGAAGATGGTCACCACCAGCTGCCAGGAGAAAGTGATGTGCGGTACGAAGGTGCTGGAGGTCCCTTTGCTCCCAGAAAACGACATGACTGCCAG CATCGACTGCGCCGGTATCTTGAAGCTGCGTAACGCCGACATCGAGCTGAAGAAGGGAGAGACGGATATCGGGCGAAAGAACACGAGGGTGCGAGTCGTGTTCAGGGCCGCCGTCCCTCAGCCGGATGGCAGGATGCTGTGGCTGCAGACCACGTCTGTTCCTGTGGAGTGCT CCCAGCGCTCGGGTCAGGAGCTTCCTCTGGTGGAGAGCTTCAGTCCGGCCAGCTGCTCTGTGGACGGAGGAGAAGATCTGCTCATCATCGGCTCCAACATCTCCGCCCAGTCCAGGGTTGTCTTCATGGAGAAGGGGCCTG ATGGTCGATCGCTGTGGGAGATGGACGCAAGAATTGTGCCTGAAAAAAGCAGCGGA TCCAGCATCGTGGTGGAGGTTCCTCCTTACAATAAGAAGACAGCCGATCCGGTCCAAGTCCAGTTCTACGTCTCAAAcgggaagagaagaaaaagtctATCACAGAGCTTCACCTACCTGCCCGGAGTCAGACGTCAGCACGTCAAACAGGAGCGCTGGGAGACGGACCACATCTCCCACAATCCACCTGGCTTCTGTCCGACCTCCTCCCAGCTGCCCTCCCACGACCGAGCGGTCGGCCCAGACGTGCTTTACTACGATTCCTGTGACATCCCAGTGCATTGTGGTCCTCCCTCTCAGAACACGCCTCGTCTTCATCATCCCCCTGCCTCCTCCGTCCCCCTGCAGATGTTTCCTCacgcttcctcctcctctatgGCCTGTCAGTCCTCCACAGTCCCCCATCAGACCTTGATTCCTGCCCACACCTCCGTAATGCCTCCTCAGATCCCCACGATGCCTCTCCAGGCCTCTTCTCTGCCCCTTCAGAGCTTCACCCTGCCACCTCCCATCCCCCCTGGTGGACCGCAGCGGGAACCCTCCCCGTCTCTGAGCTCCAGAAGAGCCTTTGTGACCCCTGCTGACCCCCAGAAGGACTCTGTGCTGTCCGACCCAGGAGAGGTGCTGAGCATCAAGCAGGAGCCAGAAGACCCCCGTCCAAACCTGGGATCTCTGGGCCTCCAGGAGATCACTCTGGATGATG